A genomic segment from Nocardiopsis sp. Huas11 encodes:
- a CDS encoding DsbA family protein — protein MGSEARKRSRERLKEQRAKEKRAAQRNKTLLVIGVAAVVVVLIVGVGYAILTADRRDSGFEGALAPQVLQEDGSVVMAQDGAEAPVVEVYADYQCPACRQFELVNGDTLKRTAAEGEAIVHFRPVSIFAQQSAPISTNSLRGGAAARAAADAGLFVEYNDLLFENQPAEGQEGFSVAELQEWFVEAGGTGEQAEEFDARVEEEAEVVDEFVEDYLPALTESAMEEIGEDTLGTMVLADLISWGADHGHDPSFLEGTYTGGIIDATGTIYTRYSGDNMFRGTPAVYINGELLSNDTAMTVRGLDQAIADADAGEVQTEPMGDGGEADTPQ, from the coding sequence ATGGGGAGTGAAGCGCGCAAGCGCTCGCGCGAACGGCTCAAGGAGCAGAGGGCGAAGGAGAAGCGCGCCGCACAGCGCAACAAGACCCTCCTCGTCATCGGCGTCGCCGCCGTCGTCGTGGTGCTGATCGTCGGCGTCGGATACGCCATCCTGACCGCCGACCGGCGCGACAGCGGCTTCGAGGGCGCCCTGGCGCCGCAGGTCCTGCAGGAGGACGGCAGCGTCGTCATGGCCCAGGACGGCGCCGAGGCCCCGGTCGTGGAGGTCTACGCCGACTACCAGTGCCCCGCCTGCCGCCAGTTCGAGCTGGTCAACGGGGACACCCTCAAGCGGACCGCCGCCGAGGGCGAGGCCATCGTCCACTTCCGCCCGGTCAGCATCTTCGCGCAGCAGTCGGCCCCCATCAGCACCAACTCCCTGCGGGGCGGAGCCGCCGCCCGCGCCGCCGCCGACGCCGGACTGTTCGTCGAGTACAACGACCTGCTCTTCGAGAACCAGCCCGCCGAGGGCCAGGAGGGCTTCTCCGTCGCCGAACTCCAGGAGTGGTTCGTCGAGGCGGGCGGCACCGGGGAGCAGGCCGAGGAGTTCGACGCCCGTGTCGAGGAGGAGGCCGAGGTCGTCGACGAGTTCGTCGAGGACTACCTGCCCGCCCTGACCGAGAGCGCCATGGAGGAGATCGGCGAGGACACCCTGGGCACCATGGTCCTGGCCGACCTCATCTCCTGGGGCGCCGACCACGGGCACGACCCCTCGTTCCTGGAGGGCACCTACACGGGCGGGATCATCGATGCCACGGGAACGATCTACACTCGCTACAGCGGAGACAACATGTTCCGCGGCACACCTGCCGTCTACATCAATGGCGAGCTGCTCTCCAATGACACCGCCATGACGGTCAGGGGCCTTGACCAGGCGATCGCCGACGCGGACGCCGGCGAGGTCCAGACCGAGCCGATGGGCGACGGGGGTGAAGCGGACACACCCCAGTAG
- a CDS encoding MauE/DoxX family redox-associated membrane protein, with translation MDTADDTPAPPAPPARPTRWAAVQPWITLACRLGLAGVLFYAAVSKYPPALSIQAVEAYDLFPVEIAELIGYTLPLFEIALAVLLLIGLATRYAGAISALLMIAFIAGIVSAMARGLTIDCGCFGGGGQVEAGETTYGLSIARDIGFAALGAVIAIWPRSPFAVDRALGLFR, from the coding sequence ATGGACACCGCAGACGACACCCCCGCGCCGCCCGCGCCACCCGCGCGCCCCACACGCTGGGCGGCCGTCCAGCCCTGGATCACGCTCGCCTGCCGCCTCGGGCTCGCCGGCGTCCTGTTCTACGCGGCCGTCTCCAAGTACCCGCCCGCCCTGTCGATCCAGGCGGTGGAGGCCTACGACCTCTTCCCGGTCGAGATCGCCGAACTCATCGGCTACACCCTCCCCCTCTTCGAGATCGCCCTGGCCGTCCTCCTCCTGATCGGATTGGCCACCCGCTACGCCGGCGCCATCAGCGCCCTGCTCATGATCGCGTTCATCGCCGGCATCGTCTCGGCCATGGCCCGCGGCCTGACCATCGACTGCGGCTGCTTCGGCGGCGGGGGACAGGTCGAGGCCGGAGAGACCACCTACGGGCTGTCCATCGCCCGCGACATCGGCTTCGCCGCACTGGGCGCCGTCATCGCGATCTGGCCCCGCTCACCCTTCGCCGTCGACCGCGCCCTCGGCTTGTTCCGCTGA